The Bifidobacterium eulemuris genome includes a window with the following:
- a CDS encoding ATP-binding cassette domain-containing protein yields MIEITGLSKRFGAKQALNDVSFTAEDGVVTGFLGPNGAGKSTTMRAALGLITPDSGKALIDGRPFAKSPAPLREVGAVLDAKSAHRSRSAYDHLRALAATNGIPKRRVDEVIDMTGITAVKKRKAGQFSLGMSQRLSIAAALLGDPKNLVLDEPINGLDPEGVKWVRDLCRYYAAEGRAVLLSSHLMSEVALTADNLVIIGQGRILETTTVARFVAEHSRRAIRVCTPDPARLHAIFAQAPEVRLMPVARVSADPEDGEVFRIVGADLKAAARTFAQAQLVTYELVEERASLEDAYMALTHRHAEYLAADVPGFAGGPVGAVSAAGPQDGPQGVSQAVSRGVSQDVSRTVPQESTQGPDPATPITATDSEAAR; encoded by the coding sequence ATGATTGAGATAACAGGGCTTTCCAAACGCTTCGGTGCCAAGCAGGCGCTGAACGACGTGAGTTTCACCGCCGAAGACGGCGTCGTCACCGGATTCCTCGGGCCCAACGGCGCGGGCAAATCTACCACCATGCGCGCCGCGCTCGGACTGATCACGCCAGACTCGGGCAAAGCGCTGATCGACGGCCGTCCGTTCGCCAAATCGCCCGCGCCCCTGCGTGAGGTCGGCGCGGTGCTCGACGCCAAATCCGCCCACCGTTCGCGCTCCGCCTACGACCATCTGCGCGCGCTCGCCGCGACCAACGGCATCCCCAAGCGCCGCGTCGACGAGGTGATCGACATGACCGGCATCACCGCCGTGAAAAAGCGTAAGGCCGGGCAGTTTTCGCTGGGTATGAGTCAGCGGCTGTCCATCGCGGCCGCGCTGCTCGGCGACCCGAAGAACCTCGTGCTCGACGAGCCGATCAACGGCCTCGACCCCGAAGGCGTCAAATGGGTGCGCGACCTGTGCCGCTATTACGCCGCCGAAGGCCGCGCCGTGCTGCTCAGCTCGCATCTGATGAGCGAAGTGGCGCTTACGGCCGACAATCTGGTGATCATCGGCCAGGGCCGCATTCTGGAGACCACTACGGTGGCGCGTTTCGTGGCCGAACATTCGCGCCGGGCCATCCGCGTGTGCACGCCCGACCCGGCCAGACTGCACGCCATCTTCGCGCAGGCGCCTGAAGTGCGGCTTATGCCCGTCGCCCGCGTCTCCGCCGATCCCGAGGATGGCGAGGTGTTCCGCATCGTCGGCGCCGATCTGAAAGCCGCGGCACGCACCTTCGCGCAGGCGCAGCTGGTGACCTACGAACTGGTCGAGGAGCGCGCGTCATTGGAGGATGCCTATATGGCGCTGACCCACAGGCACGCGGAATATCTCGCCGCGGATGTGCCCGGCTTCGCAGGTGGTCCAGTCGGTGCCGTCAGTGCCGCCGGTCCGCAAGATGGTCCGCAAGGTGTTTCACAAGCTGTTTCACGCGGTGTTTCACAGGATGTTTCACGGACTGTTCCGCAAGAATCCACACAGGGCCCCGACCCCGCGACCCCAATAACCGCAACGGATTCGGAGGCCGCACGATGA
- a CDS encoding class C sortase encodes MLFFGRGKDRGCAESASASDADAVSLGSVGDDGAEDGVELSDFDESVDGSVDGSDRPLVNLAVVLGKKAAEARAAELAAKPVKNPVTPAKPVKPLSARARRRLPVVAAALPHAPLVWSWDDWRAVCGEDRRRARRAHARSGVWLVVALVLICSSLFIGLRPFALQAYNTLDSAYGARAFDEEVAQWPSEEQKAALEAAEAYNAELAASPQTELGEGADPFGDDPDVSRSQSDERYQSLLSLNGSGAMATIEIPSISVYLTIAHGTSDEVLTSRAGHLYGTSLPVGGESTNSVIAAHRGLPDKLMFTRVDELRSGDVMYIHVLGETLGYKVFDVQITDPDDTTYLTVEPGRDLLTLFTCTPYGVNTQRLIIRAERAVIPTMVPDAADAPGDPVLVGLLVFLLLALPLLVLLRVWSWLRERHLRPYPHPHHAAELWFDRRGPRRPRGPRPTPS; translated from the coding sequence ATGCTGTTCTTCGGTCGAGGCAAAGACCGTGGCTGCGCCGAGTCCGCCTCCGCGTCGGACGCGGATGCCGTATCGCTCGGGTCCGTTGGGGATGACGGAGCCGAGGATGGCGTGGAGTTGTCTGATTTTGATGAGTCCGTTGATGGTTCCGTCGATGGGTCTGATAGGCCGTTGGTGAATTTGGCGGTGGTATTGGGGAAGAAGGCCGCCGAGGCTCGGGCTGCGGAGTTGGCCGCGAAGCCCGTCAAGAATCCCGTCACCCCCGCGAAGCCCGTCAAGCCTCTTTCCGCGCGTGCCCGTCGTCGTCTTCCCGTTGTGGCGGCCGCGCTTCCGCATGCTCCGTTGGTGTGGTCGTGGGATGATTGGCGTGCCGTGTGCGGTGAGGACCGTCGCCGCGCGCGTCGCGCCCACGCCCGCAGCGGGGTGTGGCTTGTGGTCGCCCTGGTCCTGATCTGCTCCTCCCTGTTCATCGGTCTGCGCCCCTTCGCTTTGCAGGCGTATAACACGTTGGATTCCGCGTATGGCGCCCGCGCGTTCGACGAGGAGGTGGCGCAGTGGCCTTCCGAGGAGCAGAAGGCCGCGTTGGAGGCGGCGGAGGCGTATAACGCCGAGTTGGCCGCCTCTCCGCAGACGGAGTTGGGCGAGGGGGCGGATCCGTTCGGCGATGATCCGGACGTGAGCCGCTCCCAGAGCGACGAACGCTACCAAAGCCTCCTCTCCCTGAACGGTTCGGGTGCGATGGCGACGATCGAGATTCCGAGCATCTCCGTGTACCTGACGATTGCGCACGGCACGTCGGACGAGGTGCTTACCAGCCGGGCCGGCCACCTGTACGGCACGAGTCTGCCTGTGGGTGGCGAGTCCACGAATTCGGTGATCGCCGCGCATCGTGGTCTGCCGGATAAGCTGATGTTCACGCGTGTGGATGAGTTGCGTTCGGGTGATGTGATGTATATCCACGTGTTGGGCGAGACGTTGGGTTATAAGGTGTTCGACGTGCAGATCACGGATCCGGATGATACGACGTATCTGACGGTGGAACCGGGTCGGGATCTGCTCACGCTGTTCACATGCACGCCGTACGGGGTGAACACGCAGCGTCTGATCATCCGTGCGGAGCGCGCGGTCATCCCGACGATGGTCCCCGACGCGGCCGACGCGCCCGGCGACCCGGTGCTGGTGGGACTGCTGGTGTTCCTCCTCCTCGCCCTGCCCCTGTTGGTGTTGTTGCGTGTGTGGTCGTGGCTGCGCGAACGCCACCTACGCCCGTACCCACACCCACACCACGCAGCTGAATTGTGGTTCGACCGGCGAGGCCCGCGACGCCCGCGCGGCCCGCGCCCGACTCCCTCCTAG
- the gatC gene encoding Asp-tRNA(Asn)/Glu-tRNA(Gln) amidotransferase subunit GatC, producing MPTFTREEIEHLGDLARIALTDEEITRLQGELNVIADSINKVQEVASADVAPTANPVPLEAYLRPDVPETPLTQEEATAGGPKTEAGMFVAPRILGEE from the coding sequence ATGCCTACATTCACACGTGAAGAAATCGAGCACTTGGGCGATCTCGCCCGCATCGCGCTCACTGACGAGGAGATCACCCGTCTGCAAGGCGAGCTGAACGTCATCGCCGACTCCATCAACAAGGTGCAGGAGGTCGCGTCCGCGGACGTGGCTCCCACCGCGAACCCCGTGCCGCTCGAGGCCTATCTGCGTCCCGACGTGCCTGAGACCCCGCTCACGCAGGAGGAGGCCACCGCCGGCGGCCCGAAGACCGAGGCCGGCATGTTCGTCGCACCGCGCATTCTGGGGGAGGAGTGA
- the gatA gene encoding Asp-tRNA(Asn)/Glu-tRNA(Gln) amidotransferase subunit GatA — MTVNTNDIVKLSAVEMAAKVKSGEVSSRELVDAHLEVIEAAEPSVNAFLKVSADVAREQADAFDTKSADEKAALPELAGVPIAIKDMIVTKGIETTAASKILEGWVPPYDATVIEKLKAAGMPILGKTNLDEFAQGSSTEHSAYGPTHNPWDTERVPGGSGGGSASAVAAFEAPLALGTDTGGSIRQPGALTGTVGVKPTYGGVSRFGAIAMASSLDQIGPVTRTVLDSALLQEIIGGHDKRDSTSIPEGPRPMAAAAREGMKRDLKGLKVGLVKELGGEGFQPGVEARFNEAVALLESMGAQVTEVSCPHFPYALGAYYIIMPSEVSSNLARYDGMRYGLRVMPPAGVPSTAANMMAYTREAGFGDEVKRRIILGTYALSAGYYDAWYGSAQKVRTLIIDDFNKAFEQCDVLVSPTSPSTAFKFGEKMDDPLAMYMNDIATIPANLAGMPAMSIPAGLSDDGLPVGFQLIAPQQRDEVMYKPAAALEAALEEQWGGPIWQSLNTPWLGE; from the coding sequence ATGACCGTGAACACCAACGACATCGTCAAACTGTCCGCCGTCGAGATGGCCGCCAAGGTCAAGTCCGGCGAAGTGTCCAGCCGCGAGCTGGTCGACGCCCATCTCGAGGTGATCGAGGCCGCCGAACCGAGCGTCAACGCCTTCCTCAAGGTCTCCGCCGACGTGGCCCGCGAGCAGGCCGACGCCTTCGACACGAAATCCGCCGACGAGAAGGCCGCGCTGCCCGAGCTGGCTGGCGTGCCGATCGCAATCAAAGACATGATCGTCACCAAGGGCATCGAGACCACCGCCGCCTCGAAGATCCTCGAAGGCTGGGTGCCGCCGTACGACGCCACCGTGATCGAGAAGCTCAAGGCCGCCGGCATGCCGATCCTGGGCAAAACCAACCTCGACGAGTTCGCGCAGGGCTCGTCCACCGAGCATTCCGCCTATGGCCCCACCCACAATCCGTGGGATACCGAGCGCGTGCCCGGCGGCTCCGGCGGCGGCTCGGCCTCCGCTGTGGCCGCGTTCGAGGCGCCGCTGGCCCTCGGCACCGACACCGGCGGCTCGATCCGCCAGCCCGGCGCCCTGACCGGCACTGTCGGCGTCAAGCCCACCTACGGCGGCGTGAGCCGTTTCGGCGCGATCGCCATGGCCTCCTCGCTCGACCAGATCGGCCCCGTCACCCGCACGGTGCTGGATTCCGCGCTGCTGCAGGAGATCATCGGCGGCCATGACAAGCGCGACTCCACCTCCATCCCCGAAGGCCCGCGTCCGATGGCCGCGGCCGCCCGCGAGGGCATGAAGCGCGACCTGAAGGGCCTCAAGGTCGGCCTGGTCAAGGAGCTCGGCGGCGAGGGCTTCCAGCCCGGCGTCGAAGCCCGCTTCAACGAGGCCGTCGCCCTGCTCGAGTCCATGGGCGCTCAGGTCACCGAGGTGAGCTGCCCGCACTTCCCGTACGCGCTGGGCGCCTACTACATCATCATGCCGTCGGAGGTGAGCTCGAACCTCGCCCGCTACGACGGCATGCGCTACGGCCTGCGCGTGATGCCGCCGGCCGGCGTGCCCTCCACCGCCGCCAACATGATGGCCTACACCCGTGAGGCCGGCTTCGGCGACGAGGTCAAGCGCCGCATCATCCTGGGCACCTACGCGCTCTCCGCCGGCTACTACGACGCCTGGTACGGCTCGGCCCAGAAGGTGCGCACGCTGATCATCGACGACTTCAACAAGGCCTTCGAGCAGTGCGACGTGCTCGTCTCCCCGACGAGCCCCTCCACCGCGTTCAAGTTCGGCGAGAAGATGGACGATCCGCTGGCCATGTATATGAACGACATCGCCACCATCCCCGCGAACCTCGCCGGCATGCCCGCCATGTCGATCCCCGCGGGCCTGTCCGACGACGGCCTGCCGGTCGGCTTCCAGCTCATCGCGCCCCAGCAGCGCGACGAGGTGATGTACAAGCCGGCCGCGGCGCTTGAGGCCGCGCTGGAAGAACAGTGGGGCGGCCCGATCTGGCAGTCCCTCAACACCCCCTGGCTGGGCGAGTGA
- a CDS encoding ATP-binding protein → MTRRYMKRIYDQVLKERLEAKGAVLVEGPKWCGKTSTAEQIASSAIYLQDPSSRTQNLRMAEMDPARLLQGSVPRLIDEWQDAPNLWDAVRFEVDHRDDFGQFILTGSSVPADLNALHHTGTGRIARMKMRTMSLAESGDSTGEASLSALFQGEQTTAQGRRTDIRELAFLLCRGGWPRAVGTSEKVALRQVVDYLDAVCEIDISRVDGVRRNPAHVRMLLRSYARMISSQGTLAAMQMDLRSAGIEMSESTFLEYTEALRKLFVIEDLSAWNPNLRSKVAIRTSPTRHLCDPSIAAAALETGPDELVDDLETFGLLFESMCVRDLRVYADALDGTVFHYRDKLGLECDAVVHLRNGRYGLIEIKLGGESLIAQGASTLQALAQKIDTTKMRAPSFLMVLTGTGDFAYAREDGVWVVPICALGA, encoded by the coding sequence ATGACACGACGTTATATGAAGCGCATTTATGATCAGGTGCTCAAAGAGCGCCTGGAAGCCAAAGGCGCGGTACTCGTCGAGGGACCGAAATGGTGCGGCAAGACATCCACGGCGGAGCAAATCGCATCCAGCGCCATATATCTGCAGGATCCCAGCTCACGCACCCAAAACCTGCGCATGGCCGAAATGGATCCCGCCCGACTGTTGCAGGGGAGCGTCCCACGGCTGATCGACGAGTGGCAGGATGCGCCCAATCTGTGGGACGCGGTGCGTTTCGAAGTCGATCACCGTGATGATTTCGGCCAATTCATTCTGACCGGCTCCAGCGTCCCCGCCGATCTCAACGCGCTGCATCACACGGGTACAGGCCGTATCGCCCGCATGAAAATGCGCACGATGTCGCTGGCCGAATCGGGCGATTCGACCGGCGAAGCGTCGCTTTCCGCGCTGTTTCAAGGCGAACAAACAACAGCGCAGGGGCGGCGGACGGATATACGCGAACTGGCTTTCCTGCTATGCAGAGGCGGCTGGCCAAGGGCGGTTGGCACTTCGGAGAAAGTCGCGCTACGTCAGGTGGTGGATTATCTCGATGCGGTGTGCGAAATCGACATTTCCCGTGTGGACGGCGTGCGTAGGAACCCAGCCCATGTGCGGATGCTGCTGCGCTCCTACGCGCGCATGATTTCATCACAGGGGACGCTTGCCGCCATGCAGATGGATTTACGTTCGGCGGGAATTGAGATGTCCGAATCAACGTTTTTGGAATATACGGAGGCACTGCGCAAACTCTTCGTCATCGAAGATCTTTCGGCATGGAATCCCAATCTTCGTTCGAAAGTCGCTATCCGCACTTCACCGACGCGGCATCTGTGCGACCCCTCGATCGCCGCCGCCGCTCTGGAGACCGGTCCCGACGAACTGGTGGATGATCTCGAGACGTTCGGGCTTCTGTTCGAAAGCATGTGCGTCCGCGACCTGCGCGTATACGCCGACGCGTTGGACGGAACGGTTTTCCATTACCGTGACAAGCTGGGCTTGGAATGCGACGCCGTCGTGCATCTACGCAACGGCCGATACGGACTGATCGAAATCAAACTGGGTGGAGAGAGCCTGATCGCTCAGGGCGCGTCCACCTTGCAGGCACTCGCCCAGAAAATCGACACGACCAAAATGCGCGCCCCCTCGTTCCTGATGGTGCTCACCGGAACCGGTGATTTCGCTTACGCTCGGGAGGATGGCGTCTGGGTGGTGCCCATCTGCGCCCTAGGCGCATGA
- a CDS encoding YDG domain-containing protein, with protein MTWNATGSASVNASTGAVTVEDVGTGSVTATVTASGNPNASVSATVTFDASPKKLYFGMMSPFVKASKTYDGTTVLSDDLVSSLNYTGVINDDDVIMRVHAELEDAEPGINNKTYTVTYLLSGADASKYVVGESGYTRNNGTVYKRNVLIEPAPQTITYGDPVNSGPQWVQVATGSNYDSLLDGDVIATATVSSTDTNAGNMRMITASGVTITRNGVNVTDAYYTVDASTTNNNLTILRRQLGAEGTAVASKVYDGTISASVSGYKLTNVAPRDEGKITLTASAAFADANVGTGKEVTVTYALQFGAGVRALNYTVAGTSQILSADITPRPITVTVADQNLVYGDAVAGGMDKITVTGNGLIEGDLVQTVTFDPTEGTMLDAGTYELNVADLRIVRDGIDVTANYAVTPVAGVLFVDKASQNAPDAVAATAETQYGKSDGSITGVSDAMEYRLVGGDVWSSVAADAEAVGGLAPGVYEVRVAGDANHYPSDSVTVVVAQGVEPAKPTSPDDDHTPGGDAPDTGGDASDAGDDTTDTGGDVPDVGGDASDAGSDTSVGAGGDMSVDTGGDTAADTKGTATGADVGGKATISRTGADISMWGLVCILLIVAAGAMLSIRRRNL; from the coding sequence GTGACGTGGAACGCCACCGGTTCGGCAAGCGTGAACGCATCCACCGGTGCGGTCACCGTTGAGGACGTCGGCACCGGATCCGTCACTGCAACCGTAACGGCAAGTGGCAACCCTAACGCGAGCGTCTCCGCAACCGTCACCTTCGACGCGTCACCCAAAAAACTGTATTTTGGCATGATGTCACCGTTTGTGAAGGCGTCGAAAACCTATGACGGTACCACAGTGCTGTCGGATGACCTTGTCTCTTCGTTGAACTACACCGGCGTGATCAACGATGACGACGTAATCATGCGCGTACATGCGGAGCTGGAAGATGCCGAGCCGGGTATCAACAACAAAACCTATACGGTGACATACCTGTTATCCGGCGCGGACGCGAGCAAATACGTGGTAGGAGAGTCTGGATACACCAGAAACAATGGCACCGTATACAAACGAAACGTGCTCATCGAACCCGCTCCGCAGACCATCACCTACGGCGATCCGGTGAACAGTGGACCGCAATGGGTGCAGGTCGCCACAGGAAGCAACTACGACTCACTACTCGACGGCGATGTGATCGCCACCGCCACCGTGAGCAGCACAGACACCAATGCCGGCAACATGAGGATGATCACGGCTTCCGGCGTGACCATCACCCGCAACGGTGTGAATGTGACCGATGCGTATTACACCGTGGATGCGTCGACCACGAACAACAATCTGACGATCCTCAGACGCCAGCTGGGTGCGGAGGGAACCGCGGTCGCGTCGAAAGTCTATGACGGCACCATCAGTGCAAGCGTGTCGGGCTACAAGCTGACGAATGTGGCACCGCGCGATGAGGGCAAGATCACGTTGACCGCCAGCGCGGCCTTCGCGGATGCGAACGTAGGAACCGGCAAAGAGGTCACTGTGACCTACGCTCTGCAATTCGGTGCCGGAGTTCGCGCCTTGAACTATACGGTAGCGGGAACCTCGCAAATATTGTCTGCCGACATCACACCGCGTCCAATCACCGTGACCGTCGCCGACCAGAATCTGGTATATGGTGATGCCGTCGCCGGAGGAATGGACAAGATAACCGTCACCGGGAACGGCTTGATCGAAGGCGACTTGGTGCAGACGGTGACGTTCGATCCCACTGAGGGAACGATGCTCGATGCCGGCACTTACGAGCTGAACGTGGCGGATCTACGTATAGTTCGCGATGGGATTGACGTGACCGCGAATTACGCTGTGACGCCCGTTGCCGGCGTACTGTTTGTGGACAAGGCTTCGCAGAATGCTCCCGATGCCGTGGCCGCGACGGCGGAAACGCAGTACGGGAAGTCCGACGGGTCCATCACCGGTGTAAGCGATGCCATGGAGTACCGTCTCGTCGGCGGTGATGTCTGGAGCTCGGTTGCGGCCGATGCTGAAGCTGTGGGCGGTCTGGCTCCTGGCGTGTATGAGGTCCGCGTGGCGGGCGACGCGAACCACTATCCCAGCGACAGTGTGACGGTGGTGGTCGCACAGGGCGTCGAACCCGCAAAACCCACTTCGCCGGACGATGACCACACGCCTGGTGGTGATGCGCCCGATACTGGCGGTGATGCATCTGACGCTGGTGACGACACGACCGACACTGGTGGTGATGTGCCTGATGTCGGCGGTGATGCGTCCGACGCTGGCAGCGACACGTCCGTTGGTGCTGGTGGCGACATGTCCGTCGATACTGGCGGCGACACGGCCGCCGATACCAAGGGAACTGCCACAGGTGCTGATGTCGGGGGCAAGGCCACGATATCCCGTACGGGCGCCGATATCTCGATGTGGGGATTGGTCTGCATCTTGCTGATAGTGGCAGCTGGTGCGATGCTCAGTATTCGACGCAGAAACCTGTAG
- the gatB gene encoding Asp-tRNA(Asn)/Glu-tRNA(Gln) amidotransferase subunit GatB has product MADKLMKYSEAVKQFDPVLGLETHVELSTTTKLFCPAEVAFGGEPNSQLTPVSLGLPGSLPVLNATAVDYAIKLGLALHCEIAEWSQFSRKNYFYPDMPRDYQISQYDKPTNGNGYLDVELEDGTVFRVPIERAHIEDDAGKNTHVGGSDGRIEGADHSLVDYNRAGVPLIEIVTKPIEGAGERAPEIAAAYMRAIRDIVRALNISHARMEQGNMRADVNVSLRRSASDPFGTRSETKNVNSFRAIEKTVQYEIRRQAQILSEGGEILQETRHWDESSQSTAGGRVKSDADDYRYFPDPDLVMLHITKEHIARIEAEMPEMPRERRNRLKAEWGLSDLQMRDVLNADALDLIEATVAAGATAAGARKWWLGELSREANAKGVSLEELPITAADVAEVEKLIAEGKLNDKLAKQTVVGVLAGEGTPAEVVEKHGYKIVSDDGLIDKAVDEALAANPDVAEKLKSGNMKPMGVIIGAVMKATRGQADAKAVTKVVMGKIK; this is encoded by the coding sequence ATGGCTGACAAACTGATGAAGTACTCCGAGGCCGTCAAGCAATTCGACCCGGTCCTCGGTCTGGAAACCCACGTGGAGCTCAGCACCACCACTAAGCTGTTCTGCCCGGCGGAGGTCGCCTTCGGCGGCGAGCCGAACAGCCAGCTCACCCCGGTCTCGCTCGGCCTGCCCGGCTCGCTGCCGGTGCTGAACGCCACCGCCGTGGACTACGCGATCAAGCTGGGCCTGGCTCTGCACTGCGAAATCGCCGAATGGAGCCAGTTCTCCCGCAAGAACTACTTCTACCCGGATATGCCGCGCGACTACCAGATCTCGCAGTACGACAAGCCCACCAACGGCAACGGCTATCTGGACGTGGAGTTGGAGGACGGCACCGTCTTCCGCGTGCCGATCGAACGCGCCCACATCGAGGACGACGCCGGCAAGAACACCCACGTGGGCGGTTCCGACGGCCGCATCGAAGGCGCCGACCATTCGCTGGTCGACTACAACCGTGCCGGCGTGCCGCTGATCGAGATCGTCACCAAGCCCATCGAGGGCGCGGGCGAACGCGCGCCGGAGATCGCTGCCGCGTACATGCGCGCCATCCGCGACATCGTGCGTGCGCTGAACATCAGCCACGCCCGCATGGAGCAGGGCAATATGCGCGCCGATGTGAACGTGTCGCTGCGCCGTTCGGCCTCCGACCCCTTCGGCACCCGTTCCGAGACGAAGAACGTGAACTCGTTCCGCGCCATCGAGAAGACCGTGCAGTACGAGATCCGCCGCCAGGCACAGATCCTCTCCGAAGGCGGCGAGATTCTGCAGGAGACCCGCCATTGGGACGAGTCCTCGCAGTCCACCGCCGGCGGCCGCGTCAAGTCCGACGCCGACGATTACCGTTATTTCCCTGACCCCGATCTGGTGATGCTGCACATCACCAAGGAGCATATCGCCCGCATCGAGGCCGAGATGCCGGAGATGCCGCGTGAGCGCCGCAACCGGCTCAAGGCCGAATGGGGCCTGAGCGACCTGCAGATGCGCGACGTGCTCAACGCGGACGCGCTCGACCTGATCGAGGCCACCGTCGCCGCCGGCGCCACCGCGGCCGGCGCGCGCAAGTGGTGGCTGGGCGAGCTCAGCCGCGAGGCCAACGCCAAGGGCGTCTCGCTGGAGGAGCTGCCGATCACCGCGGCCGACGTGGCCGAGGTGGAGAAGCTCATCGCCGAGGGCAAGCTCAACGACAAACTCGCCAAGCAGACCGTCGTCGGCGTGCTCGCCGGCGAGGGCACGCCCGCCGAGGTCGTTGAGAAGCACGGCTACAAGATCGTCTCCGACGACGGCCTGATCGACAAGGCCGTGGACGAGGCGCTCGCCGCCAACCCGGATGTCGCCGAGAAGCTCAAGAGCGGCAACATGAAGCCGATGGGCGTGATCATCGGCGCCGTGATGAAGGCCACGCGCGGCCAGGCCGACGCGAAGGCCGTCACCAAGGTTGTGATGGGCAAGATCAAGTAG
- a CDS encoding ABC transporter permease, giving the protein MNTPSTMNPRNTYAASRSVNRHARLTFGGSLKAELIKLWSLNSTKWLLGITIAVTVSMAALSVWAVTLLASIDPSTGEFSSDPQPLAASNMWSMLASSGSASALVVAIFGVMAITSEYTTSSVQSSLAANPRRGMFYSSKSLAVALFTLLASVAGILLAWGVMAAMTGGYEVTALTADERRIVPVVLVGFPVAMMLVALLAQGLGGLTRSTVGGVCAVVGLLMILSSVVSIVSLASSRFSWLGSVAYCLPDSALNNFLTAGIRDSVSAAIPQDYWIPQWWQSGLILLAWTVVAWVAGLLVVRRVDVK; this is encoded by the coding sequence ATGAACACGCCAAGCACGATGAATCCTCGCAACACCTACGCCGCCAGCCGCAGCGTGAACCGCCACGCCCGCCTCACCTTCGGCGGCAGCCTCAAAGCCGAACTGATCAAACTCTGGTCGTTGAACTCCACCAAATGGCTGCTCGGCATCACCATCGCGGTCACGGTGTCGATGGCCGCGCTGAGCGTGTGGGCCGTGACCCTGCTCGCCTCCATAGACCCCTCCACCGGCGAATTCTCGTCCGACCCCCAGCCGCTCGCCGCCTCCAACATGTGGTCGATGCTCGCCTCGTCCGGCTCCGCGTCCGCACTGGTCGTCGCCATCTTCGGCGTGATGGCCATCACCAGCGAATACACCACCTCCAGCGTGCAGTCGTCGCTGGCGGCCAATCCGCGCCGCGGCATGTTCTACTCCTCCAAATCGCTGGCCGTGGCGCTGTTCACCCTGCTTGCCTCCGTGGCGGGCATTCTGCTCGCCTGGGGTGTGATGGCGGCGATGACCGGCGGATACGAGGTCACCGCGCTCACCGCCGATGAACGCCGCATCGTGCCGGTTGTGCTGGTCGGATTCCCCGTGGCGATGATGTTGGTCGCCCTGCTGGCCCAAGGCCTCGGCGGACTGACCCGCTCCACCGTGGGCGGCGTGTGCGCGGTGGTGGGATTGCTGATGATCCTCTCCTCCGTGGTCTCCATCGTTTCGCTGGCCTCCAGCCGCTTCTCCTGGCTCGGCTCGGTGGCCTACTGTCTGCCCGATTCGGCGCTGAACAACTTTCTGACCGCCGGCATCCGGGATTCGGTGAGCGCCGCCATTCCGCAGGACTATTGGATTCCGCAATGGTGGCAGTCCGGTCTGATCCTGCTCGCCTGGACCGTGGTCGCCTGGGTCGCCGGGCTGCTCGTCGTCAGGCGCGTGGACGTCAAGTAA
- a CDS encoding type I phosphoribosyltransferase — translation MTEKQTTGFRTTGTPDVRDARAAVDFAKLDPREQLRVMLRDHVVGKPFSELNAVTFDHRAAAVMGHVMLDALEDAGYSVDDFDAVGALTAAAVPLVSAMIHAAASRGEDLDGFVMDFVYPSIKGPSIKNRRVVLVDAWLSEKSYVQTSSLVTLRNGNELSLDFGVVEAQGAEVVAITSLVGGVGDAGESAGSAGSAGSAGGNAVIEVINPVADEQRSLPFVPVFDESELNA, via the coding sequence ATGACCGAGAAGCAGACCACAGGATTCCGTACCACCGGCACGCCCGACGTGCGTGACGCTCGCGCCGCCGTTGATTTCGCCAAGCTCGACCCGCGCGAACAATTGCGCGTGATGCTGCGCGACCATGTGGTCGGCAAGCCGTTCAGCGAATTGAACGCCGTCACCTTCGACCATCGCGCCGCCGCCGTGATGGGCCATGTGATGCTTGACGCGTTGGAGGACGCCGGATATTCGGTGGATGACTTCGACGCCGTCGGCGCGCTCACCGCCGCCGCCGTGCCGCTGGTGTCCGCCATGATCCATGCGGCCGCCTCCCGCGGCGAGGATCTCGACGGCTTCGTGATGGATTTCGTCTATCCCTCCATCAAAGGCCCGTCGATTAAGAATCGCCGCGTGGTGCTGGTGGACGCCTGGCTGTCCGAGAAATCCTATGTGCAGACCAGTTCGTTGGTCACGCTGCGCAACGGCAACGAACTCAGCCTTGATTTCGGCGTGGTCGAAGCCCAGGGCGCCGAAGTGGTGGCCATCACCTCGTTGGTCGGCGGTGTGGGCGATGCCGGAGAATCGGCGGGATCTGCGGGTTCGGCGGGTTCGGCCGGAGGCAATGCCGTGATCGAAGTGATCAATCCAGTCGCCGACGAACAGCGCTCCCTGCCGTTCGTGCCCGTGTTCGACGAATCCGAACTCAACGCATAG